Part of the Candidatus Cloacimonadota bacterium genome is shown below.
TGAGAATTTTGAGCCAGATCATTTTCCGGATAATCATGTATAATTTGGGAAAAACCCCCAATACTTTCCTGATATTTTCCATCTTTATAATACTCACGGGCTCGTTGGTAGATTTTTTCCGGAGTAGGATTTTCCAATACAGGATATTCTTTTACACTGCTGACTACTTTCGTATCATCTGGTTCTTCCGTAATTTCCACAATAGCCGCGTCTTGTTGTTGAAGTTTCGATTCGAGAGCGTTTACTGAATTTTCCAAGCCGCGAATTTTTGCTCGAAGCGACTTACTTGTTCCGATATTTGCATCGATCAATTGAACTTTTTTATCAAATAAAACTCTAAACTTTTCAATTTGTTCTTGAGCAGATTTAATTTGGATTGTCAAAGAATCCACTGCTTGAGAATTACCGGTTATTCTTGAGTCAACATTTTTATATCGCTTAGTATATGAGCATTGGGCAAGGATAAGGAAGAGGAAACAGAAAATCCAGATTTTTTTCGGGTGAATCATCGAGACATTTTTTTTCACAACTACCTCGTGTTTTTTATTTTATCTTTTCTCTATATTCTTCGTTCTCTTTGAGATTAATTTTTTTGCAACATCTTAATTATTAAAAAAAGCTTTGTAGGCTTTGTATGAGGAGAACACATCAGCTTTGCTTACAATCTCAAAAGGAGAATGCATTGCGAGAACAGGAGGACCACAATCAATAACTTCAGGACCATAATTAGCCATATATTTTGCAATCGTCCCACCACCACCTTCGTCCACTTTTCCCAGTTCAGCACTTTGCCAACAAACATTGTTTTGGTTGAAAAGATTACGAATTCTTGCTACGAATTCCGCATTCGCATCATTTGAAGAACCTTTTCCACGTGAACCGGTAAATTTTGTGAGAACAACTCCGAAGCCAATGAGAGCCGCATTATCTTTTTCATGGACGTTTGCAAATGCCGGATTTATTCCAACACTTACATCAGCTGAAAGAATTTGGGAGTTCAACATTACTTTTTTCAGCATTTTCGCACTATCCAGACCTTCATGCTCAATAACATCGGAGATAAAGTCAATGATAAAATCGGATTGTGCTCCAGTGTTTCCTTCGCTGCCTATCTCTTCTTTGTCAGCCAAAAAAACTATCGAAGTATATTCGGGTGCTTCCGTATCCAAAATTGCTTTGAGGGAAGTATAGGCACAAACACGATCATCATGCCCGTAGCCGCCCACCATGCTTCTGTCAAGTCCAACATCTTGGGCGGCAAATGCAGGTACAATTTCCAATTCCGCACTAATGAAATCCTCTTCTGTGATTCCATATTTATCGTGGAGAATGGCAAGACAATTTAACTTGATCTTCTCTTTAACATCTTCGTCAGGATAGGGAATCGAACCGAAGAGTAAGGTTAATTTTTCGGAATCTATGGCTTCACCGATTTTTTTCTTGTATTGACTTTGAGCGAGATGTGGAAGAAGGTCAGCGAAAGTAAACACAGGATCATCTGCCTGATTCCCGATGTTAATCTCGATGCACGTTCCGTCCTCTTTCACTACAGTTCCGCAGATAGCAAGAGGAATTGACATCCATTGGTATTTTTTAATTCCACCATAATAATGGGTGTGAATCATCAAGAGTTTAGCCGTAGGATCTTCATAAAATGGAACTTGTTTAAAATCAACTCGCGGTGAATCTACGTGAGCAACAATTAGTTTGAAGCCTTCCGAG
Proteins encoded:
- a CDS encoding aminopeptidase; protein product: MSKEKSKAEKLQKKLAYKKKNFWEDVSEDEKKVALDFSHDYIDYLNKGKTERFVIENTKKILTENDFIEATGSLPKDAESIFRINHKKSLAIVRFGKKNISEGFKLIVAHVDSPRVDFKQVPFYEDPTAKLLMIHTHYYGGIKKYQWMSIPLAICGTVVKEDGTCIEINIGNQADDPVFTFADLLPHLAQSQYKKKIGEAIDSEKLTLLFGSIPYPDEDVKEKIKLNCLAILHDKYGITEEDFISAELEIVPAFAAQDVGLDRSMVGGYGHDDRVCAYTSLKAILDTEAPEYTSIVFLADKEEIGSEGNTGAQSDFIIDFISDVIEHEGLDSAKMLKKVMLNSQILSADVSVGINPAFANVHEKDNAALIGFGVVLTKFTGSRGKGSSNDANAEFVARIRNLFNQNNVCWQSAELGKVDEGGGGTIAKYMANYGPEVIDCGPPVLAMHSPFEIVSKADVFSSYKAYKAFFNN
- a CDS encoding tetratricopeptide repeat protein, translated to MKKNVSMIHPKKIWIFCFLFLILAQCSYTKRYKNVDSRITGNSQAVDSLTIQIKSAQEQIEKFRVLFDKKVQLIDANIGTSKSLRAKIRGLENSVNALESKLQQQDAAIVEITEEPDDTKVVSSVKEYPVLENPTPEKIYQRAREYYKDGKYQESIGGFSQIIHDYPENDLAQNSQYWIGECYYCLEQYETAMYSFDKVISNYSFTDKTVDAKLKIALCLIGMKEYQGALTQLKEIRETHPGYHNILLVDEKIDLLENQ